One segment of Triticum aestivum cultivar Chinese Spring chromosome 2A, IWGSC CS RefSeq v2.1, whole genome shotgun sequence DNA contains the following:
- the LOC123185894 gene encoding BTB/POZ and MATH domain-containing protein 2, whose amino-acid sequence MGSTNTAATRHAANTVGVQQGSHVFEIAGYSLHPSLLYGGCATSAGFSVGGYDWQIQVYPWGVCDLDYYRDYMGVFLDLCSDHKDARVTASFKFSLVDVTGSSPPHTMTMTNEFGSGGNSCYGNWVFKKRSELEASPYLLDDRLTIECVVTIVEDEKSFVQEAPPSDITDHLGKLLQGKEGTDVIFKVQEEAFPAHKLVLALRSPVFKAELYGAMREKDMSRIAINDMQPVVFEALLHFIYTDSLPAMDDLGRDDYRDIVGHLLVAADRYAMDRLKIICENILCKNIDAKTVVTTLAFADWHHCGRLNDACIRFIATLDTRGMDDMMTSQGYVKLKATCPLALVELLEKTSRLAKSKSSIHIGSLVHT is encoded by the coding sequence ATGGGAAGCACAAACACCGCGGCCACGCGCCACGCCGCGAACACGGTGGGGGTGCAGCAAGGCTCTCACGTGTTCGAGATCGCAGGGTACAGCCTGCACCCGTCGCTACTATACGGCGGCTGCGCAACGTCGGCCGGGTTCTCCGTCGGAGGCTACGACTGGCAAATTCAGGTCTACCCCTGGGGTGTCTGCGACCTCGATTATTATAGAGACTACATGGGGGTGTTCCTCGATTTATGTAGCGACCACAAGGACGCTAGGGTAACGGCGTCCTTCAAGTTCAGTCTGGTGGACGTCACCGGATCCTCGCCGCCGCATACGATGACAATGACAAACGAATTCGGTTCCGGCGGTAACAGCTGCTACGGCAATTGGGTGTTCAAGAAAAGGAGCGAGCTGGAGGCGTCGCCTTACCTCCTAGACGATCGCCTCACCATTGAGTGCGTCGTCACAATTGTCGAGGATGAGAAATCGTTTGTCCAGGAAGCCCCGCCGTCAGACATCACGGATCATCTTGGGAAGCTATTGCAGGGGAAAGAGGGGACCGACGTCATTTTCAAGGTCCAAGAAGAGGCCTTTCCCGCCCACAAGCTGGTGCTCGCCTTGCGATCGCCGGTGTTCAAAGCAGAGCTGTATGGCGCGATGAGAGAGAAGGACATGAGTCGTATTGCCATCAATGACATGCAGCCCGTTGTGTTTGAGGCCCTGCTTCATTTTATATACACCGATTCACTGCCTGCCATGGATGATCTTGGACGTGATGACTATAGAGATATTGTCGGCCATTTGCTTGTCGCGGCGGATCGGTATGCCATGGATAGGCTCAAGATTATATGTGAAAACATCCTTTGTAAGAACATCGATGCAAAGACGGTGGTGACTACGTTGGCTTTTGCTGATTGGCATCATTGCGGCAGGTTGAATGATGCATGCATTCGGTTTATTGCCACTTTGGATACACGGGGAATGGATGACATGATGACAAGCCAAGGGTATGTGAAGCTAAAAGCAACATGTCCACTGGCCTTAGTTGAACTGTTGGAGAAGACAAGTAGGCTCGCCAAATCGAAGTCATCAATTCATATTGGTAGTTTAGTGCATACATAG